CTGCGGTGTACCATTCCATACTAACTCCTACATAATTGTGCCAGAAGGCAAATCTTCATACTTCTTTATTTTTAGCATTTTAAGACGGTCTTCATCAATGCCTGTTCGGCTAAAAAATACGTGTTCAATCGCGCTGGCCGGTGAAATATAAATACCGCGTTTGACTCCTTTCGGGTCCGTGCTGATACCCAGCCACACGCAGAAGGTGGTTAAATCCTTGAAGTCAGCCAATTCCAATTCCGCGGCGGCTTGCCGTAACCGTGTTACATCCCCAAAGCCGCATAATACGGCCGCGCTATGAAAACCGCATGACTTGGCCGCCAGTACATCTCGATGTGTATCCCCTACTACATATACTTGGTCGGCGGTAAATTTGCTTTTGAATTTTTTTTCGGCGCGTTTGACGGCGGCTGTTAACATTTCTTCCCGTGTGTGTCCGTCTTCGCCATAACCGCCAAATGTGAAGTAGGGCAATAAGCCGGAAGGTTCTAATTTAATATAAGCACCTTGTTCAATGTTACCGGTACCTAAACCGAGGGCAATCTCTTTTTCGTGTGCCAGTCTTTCTAATAATTTCTTGATACCCGGCACTAATTTATAGGATTTATTTTTGAGTGATTTCTTTATTTCTAGCGGTAAAAATTCCAAGTATTTGTTATGAATTTTTTTAAGCTCAGCCTTAGAGGCCTTTTTGTGCTTAACTAGCTCATATACGATAGAAAAATTGTCGGTGTCTGTACGGCCGGAAATTAAACTATGTTCAAATTTAGGCGTGATGCCATATAAAAATTTTATTGCTTGGATTAAAGCACTGCGGCCGGCCTGCCCCGTATATACTAAGGTGCCGTCCAAATCAAATAAAACTAATTTTTTCATTTCTTTTCTCCTTGCGGGGCAATTAGTCCGGTTACGATATACGCGCCGCCCATGGCTAAAACAAGGCCGGATACTTTTAACACGGTAAAACGGTCTAGCCCTAATAAAACCGACAAAATGAAAGTCATTACGGGGTAGGATAAAATAATAGCCGTTGCTT
The Elusimicrobiaceae bacterium DNA segment above includes these coding regions:
- a CDS encoding HAD family hydrolase, producing the protein MKKLVLFDLDGTLVYTGQAGRSALIQAIKFLYGITPKFEHSLISGRTDTDNFSIVYELVKHKKASKAELKKIHNKYLEFLPLEIKKSLKNKSYKLVPGIKKLLERLAHEKEIALGLGTGNIEQGAYIKLEPSGLLPYFTFGGYGEDGHTREEMLTAAVKRAEKKFKSKFTADQVYVVGDTHRDVLAAKSCGFHSAAVLCGFGDVTRLRQAAAELELADFKDLTTFCVWLGISTDPKGVKRGIYISPASAIEHVFFSRTGIDEDRLKMLKIKKYEDLPSGTIM